A portion of the Carya illinoinensis cultivar Pawnee chromosome 11, C.illinoinensisPawnee_v1, whole genome shotgun sequence genome contains these proteins:
- the LOC122282932 gene encoding LOB domain-containing protein 27-like, which produces MTLKGGTSQACAACKYQRRRCSAECPLAPYFPPEQPKLFQNAHKLFGVRNMLKILENLEPSQKNEAMRSIICQANIRDKSPVYGCWGITRQLQYQVLLAEEELQAVNAQLEMYRQQHQQQQQISSVPSDMTSQLELGMAPPSNALSLFNHTPQPYNVVPALPVTQQQQCYSNSSKAGYNSSAFMDTKDNAANPFWVQHSFANNNNNSMATFQSQLAASQPLAIQQVVQDYDEMHPFFDTIDDRQSYIDSKEAYESSSEESLKDTNQSIEHVAENELKSAAACFSLTSVN; this is translated from the exons ATGACCCTTAAGGGTGGCACAAGCCAGGCTTGCGCTGCATGCAAGTATCAAAGGAGAAGGTGCTCGGCTGAGTGCCCTCTTGCTCCTTACTTCCCTCCTGAACAGCCGAAGCTATTCCAAAATGCTCACAAGTTATTTGGTGTCCGCAACATGCTGAAGATACTAGAGAATTTGGAACCTAGTCAGAAAAATGAGGCAATGAGGTCTATCATCTGCCAAGCCAATATCCGAGACAAGTCTCCAGTGTACGGCTGTTGGGGGATAACGAGGCAACTACAGTACCAAGTGCTTCTGGCAGAGGAGGAGCTTCAAGCTGTTAATGCACAGCTTGAGATGTACCGGCAACAAcatcagcagcagcagcagatttCTTCTGTGCCCAGTGATATGACATCGCAGTTAGAATTAGGCATGGCGCCCCCCAGCAATGCCCTTTCACTTTTCAACCATACCCCACAGCCTTACAATGTCGTCCCTGCTTTGCCTGTAACACAACAACAGCAATGTTACTCTAATAGCAGCAAAGCTGGTTATAACTCCTCTGCTTTCATGGATACCAAGGATAATGCTGCAAACCCGTTTTGGGTTCAACATTCTTTTGCCAATAACAATAACAATTCAATGGCAACATTTCAGTCTCAGTTGGCTGCCTCCCAACCACTCGCTATCCAACAAGTAGTTCAAGACTATGATGAGATGCATCCTTTCTTTGATACCATTGATGACAGACAATCATACATTGATTCCAAAGAGGCTTATGAATCAAG CTCGGAAGAATCCTTGAAAGATACAAACCAGTCAATTGAGCACGTTGCAGAGAATGAATTGAAGAGTGCTGCTGCATGCTTCAGTCTGACCAGCGTCAACTGA